A single genomic interval of Chitinophaga sp. 180180018-3 harbors:
- the ruvX gene encoding Holliday junction resolvase RuvX, which translates to MARIMAIDYGKKRTGLAVTDPLQLIASGLTTVATHDLVPFLKKYFATEPVEKILIGEPRNLDGNATDATALVTECIRILGKNFPTIPVVKVDERFTSKMAFRSMIDSGLKKKDRQNKALVDEISATIILQEYLQNKI; encoded by the coding sequence GAATAATGGCAATAGATTATGGAAAAAAAAGGACCGGCCTGGCTGTGACAGACCCGCTGCAGCTGATTGCCAGTGGTCTTACTACTGTTGCCACACATGATCTTGTCCCTTTTCTGAAGAAATATTTCGCCACCGAACCAGTGGAAAAAATCCTCATAGGAGAACCCAGGAATCTTGATGGAAATGCTACCGATGCTACCGCTCTTGTAACAGAATGTATCCGGATACTCGGGAAGAACTTCCCTACTATACCCGTGGTAAAGGTAGATGAACGGTTTACTTCTAAAATGGCATTCCGGTCAATGATCGATAGCGGCCTCAAAAAGAAAGACCGTCAGAATAAAGCGCTGGTAGATGAAATTAGCGCTACCATCATCTTACAGGAATATCTGCAAAATAAAATATAA